The genomic interval TCGCCATTTTAAATGGGCTATTGCTGCTCAATTTTTCAATGCTGCTGCACAAGGGGGAACTTGGGCATTCTTTATCAACTACGGTCATGAAATCATGGGGTTCTCAGATGAGCTGGCTGGTTACTACTTTGCACTTAGCATGGTCTTTATGACTATCGGACGCTTTGCCGGAACATTCTTAATGAAGTATATTGCCGCCAACAAGCTTTTAGCAATATTTGCTTTTGCCAACATTGTTATGTGCATCATTATCGGAGGGGCATGGGGCTGGCCATCTTTTGTTGCATTATTAATGCTCAATTTCTTTTTCAGCATTATGTTTCCGACTATTTTCAGCCTCGGCTTAAAAGATCTTGGTACACACACGCAACAGGCATCCTCTTTCATCGTGATGGGTGTTGTTGGTGCGGCCTTTTTTCCGTATTTTATGGGCACGTTGGCCGACCAATATGGAATTTCAAAAGCCTATTACTTACCAATTATCTGCTATTTTATTATCTTTCTTTTTGGTAGTAGATTTTACAAAGTAAAAGGATAAACAATATCCGAACGAAATGTTCGTAATGAATATATAATGAAAAAAAAATCAATTATAGACATAGCGAAGGAGCTAAATATCTCTCCGACAACAGTTTCTTTTATTCTAAATGACAAAGCTGAAGAAAAAAGAATTAGTAAAAAACTCACCAAGACGGTAAAAGACTACGTAGAAAAAGTCGGATATAAGCCTAGCTCAATAGCCAGAAGCCTTCGTACAGGTAAAACGAACACGATTGGTCTTATGGTAGAAAATATCGCTAATCCGTTCTTCGGAACCGTTGCTAGGAAAATAGAGGAAGCGGCCTATACGCATGGGTATCGAATTCTATATTGCAGTACAGATAACAACTTAGAAAAAACAAAAGACCTTCTCCATGTTTTCAAAGAACGAAAAGTAGACGGATATATCATTAGCCCTCCGGCAGGCGTTGAAAAAGAAATAGAAAGCCTCATCAACTCAAATATACCGGTTGTAATCTTCGACAGGGAGGTCGGTGTAAAAACAGACCAGGTTATTATAAACAATGAAGAAAGTACTTATTTAGGCACGAAACACCTATTGGAAAACTTTCAAAATATTGGATTTGTAACCTTAGACTCCAATCAAACACAAATGACAAGTCGGCTCGCAGGCTATCAAAGGGCAGTCCAAGAGGCAGGCCGTCCGGAGTATATAAAGAAAGTGGCCTATTCTCAGAATGAAGAAGAAATAACAACGGAGATTGCAAAATTTGTCGAGACGACCAAAACGCTTGATGCAATTTTATTTTCGACGAATTACCTGGTAGTAAACGGACTAAAAGCTTTACAAATACTAGATCTAAAGATCCCTCAAGATATCGGAGTTGTTGCTTTCGATCATCATGATTTATTCGAACTACATTCACCAACTATCACCTCGATTGATCAACCGATTGATGAGATCGCCAATAAAGCAATTCAACTTTTATTAAAGCGACTGGGCGGTGCGACAAAAAACCCACCACAAGAGACCGTATTGTCGACGAATATGAAAATTCGGACATCATCAAAAAAATACCAATAAGACGACCAAGCTAAAACGATTTATTATATTTGGCAATTATTAATCTAAAGTGTAGATAATATATGGATATTGTTACGGGTGTGGACATTGGTGGTTCGCATATAAGTAGTGCGTTGGTCAACTTAACAAAGAACAAAATCGTACCAGATACCTTATGTCGGAAGCTCGTTGATTCGAAAGCTCCTGCCGAGGAAGTCATTGAACAGTGGAGTCAATGTATACAAACAAGCCAGAAAAAAGGTAATATTTCGCACTCCCGACTAGGCATCGCGATACCTGCTCCATTTGATTACGAGAAAGGGATCTGTCTTATCAAAGATCAGGATAAGTTTGATTTGCTTTACAATAAAAATATTAAAGACCTATTGGCTGAACAGTTAAAAATTGACCGTAACGAGATTGCCATGCAGAACGATGCAAGCTGTTTTATGCTCGGAGAAATGATCGTGGGCGCAGGGAAAGGCTTTCATCAGGCATTAGGTGTTACCCTGGGTACCGGTCTGGGTTCTGCATTTGCTACTGGCTCGCTTATAGAAGATGCTAATTTATGGAATACCCCTTTCAAGGATAGTATTGCGGAAGAATACATTTCGAATCGGTGGTTTCTAAATAGTTATTTCGAACAATCCGGTCAAAAACTTCCAGGAGTCAAGGAACTGGCGCAGCGGTCTCAAACAGATCATCTGGCAAAAGGGCTTTTTATTGAATTTGGAGACAGCTTGGGACAATTTATTGAGGTTGCCATCAAAAAGATTGACCGCGAGCCGCAAGTGATCATATTAGGTGGAAACATCGCCAAGAGCAATCACCTATTTTTAGATGCTACACACGCCCACTTAAACAAGTGCAACATCAATATCCCGATAAAAATTGCAGAACTAGGCGAGCTTTCAGCTATTTACGGAGCAGCCGGCTTATGGAAATGCTAACCTTTTAGAAAGCTTTTGAACCCTTCTTTTACCCGGTCGATAAACTTATTATTGTCTTTGATCAGATTGGTTCTTTCGGCTAGGTATTGCGTGGTGTAATCATACCCTACCTCTATAATCTCATGTGATTTATGAAGGTCGAACAGAAGATAGTTCACTAACTCTTTTGGCTCGATGTACATAAAACAATTCTGCGCTGAAGAATATACAGTGTTAGCGAAACTCAAATGGAAAGACCTGTCAATCGTTTCCCAAAGTCCTCTTTTTGGACTCGGGTCCCGGATCGGGTTCACATGTATTGCAATGACATTATCCTTTTGATCAATAAAGGGTTCTACCGGAAGGTTATTTGATAGACCACCATCGACGTACATCATTGAGTCAATTTCTACTGACGGAAAAATAGTTGGTATAGCACAAGAAGCCTCAACAGCATCCATAATATTACCTGTGTTGAAAATTTTTTGACGCCCGTCGGTATAAGAAGTGGCTGTAATATAGAGCGGCATAGGTAACTCTTCGAAAGTTTTATAGCGCATATTCTCTTCGAGATAAGTCCTAACTTTTTTAAAAGAGACAAGTCCATGCCTGATGGAATGCCAAGTGAGCATTTTTCGGGTCAATTTACCATCGAGCATTTCGATAATCTCTTCCGGAGTAAATCCACTCGCCAGAAATGTTCCAGCAATGGCCCCGGCACTTGTCCCCGATATTGCAGAAGGATAAACACCCCGCTCATACAATGCCTTTGCAGCACCTAAGTGCGCAAAACCACGAGCTCCACCTCCTGATAAAACAAATGCTTTTTTCATCTAGTATCGTGTATTTATAGTCAACAGATTTTATTTTTCAAGTCTTGCTAACAGATTTTAAATTTATCTATTAAATTCAAGAAATAAAACCGGATTATATGGCACACGCACTTATTACAGGCGCAAGCAAAGGAATCGGAAAAGCGATCGCAATTGAGCTAGCGTCAAGAGGCTATGACATATTATTAGTCGCCAGGAGCGAGAAAGACTTGTTAAAAGCCAGCAAGGATATTAAAAGCAAAGCTGACGTTGAAGTAGTGTACCTGTCAATTGATTTGTCATTGCCCGATGCTCCAAACGAAGTCTATTCCTGGCTACATTCCCTGCAAGTCAAAGTTTCCGTCTTGGTGAACAATGCCGGTTATGGATTGAGTGGCCGCTTTGAGACGCAGGAGGTCGCTGCTATACAGAATATGATGCAGCTTAACATGATTAACTTGGTTACTTTAACGTATCTTATTCTACCTGAATTAAAACAAAACCCAGCAAGCTACATTCTCAATGTGGCCAGCACTTCAGCGTATCAGCCTACACCGAACTTAGCGGCTTATGCTGCTAGCAAGGCCTTTGTATTATCCTTCAGTAGAGCATTGAATCATGAATACCGGGGTACCGGCATTTCGGTTACCTGTGTCTCACCAGGCCCAACAAATACTGCTTTTGTTGAACGAGCACAGTTAACTGAAAAAGGGTTAGAGCGGATGAAAAAAGTACATATGCAACCTGCGGCGGTGGCTAAGAGCGCTGTGCGGGCTATGCTTGCGAGAAAAGCTGAAGTAATTCCCGGCTTAACCAACAAAGTAGCATCTTTTATGACTTGGCTATTCCCGAAAACTATCGTAGAACACATAGCAGGTCGCATCATAGGAAATGTCATCGAATAATGACTCGACTTGATTCAGAATTCATCGAAAATCACTATCTTGATATCAATTCTAATATTTAACAAAAGAAATATGCCATCTTTCGATATTGTCAGTAAAATTGACGGACAAACACTTGACAACGCTGTTAATAATGCCAAAAAAGAGATTTTAAACAGATATGACTTTCAAACTTCAAAAAGTACCATCGATCTTGATAAGAAAAGCAATATAATCACAATTGTGACTGAAGATGATATGCGTTTGAAGGCCATCACAGACTCGATCATATCAAGAATGCTTAAACAAAAGCTTGATCCTAAAAGTTTAGACTTCGGAAAAGAGACCATCGCTTCGGGCAATATGATCAGAAAAGAAGTTAAAGTTCAAGAAGGGATAGATAAGGAAACCGCTAAAAAAATCGTCGCGAAGATTAAAGAGAGTAAGATCAAAGCTCAAGCTTCAATTATGGAAGATCAAGTAAGGGTGCAGAGCAAGAACATTGATGACTTGCAAAAAGTAATTGCCTTATGTCGGGCAGAAGACTTCGGACAGCCTCTGCAATATATCAATATGAGGAATTAGACGTCCCCTTCCTTGCGGCAAAATGACCAGTGGCGAAACATGCCTGCAGCAAATATCCGCCTGTAGGCGCGTCCCAGTCGAGCATTTCCCCACAACATTGTATACTAGGGAATTTTTTCAGCGAGAGATCGTCGTTTAGTTCATTCCAAGAAACACCACCGTAGGTTGAAATCACTTCTTCGATTGGCCGAAAACCTTTTAGCTCAAGAGGAAAATTTTTGATGGCTAGGGCAAGCTTCCCAGGGTTGGTGTAGACACTTTTGTCAAGTGTCCTTAACAACTCCCTTTTTGTTGGCTCCAACCGAAGCTTTCGCTTTAAAACATCTGCTATCTTATCGCCTTCAAACTTTGATCTTATGTGCGCTTCGGTAAAAGAAGGTTTCAAATCGACATATAGTGTTTGTGGGAACGCCTCTGTACGAACGAAACGATTCATATAATATATCGCAGCCCCCTCAATACCATAATCAGTAAAAACGAGTTCACCAGACTTTTCTGCCTGTACATTAAAAACTCGTATATTTTTGAGAGGTTGTCCAGCCAGCTGCGGGTATTTTACAGACAATTCAAATCCTGAATTCGAGGGGCCAATCGCGGTCACAGATATATCTTTTCTCTGGAATAGACTAAGCCACTCGCCATCTGAGCCAGTTTTCGGCCAACTTTTACCTCCAAGCGCTAGTACCGCATGATTGTAAGTAATTTCTTCTGTTCTCACATCGGTTGTGAAAATTAATTTTTGAGAATCAAAGTCAATTAAGCGATAACCGAACCTGAATTCAACTCCTAAACCACTCAACATATGCAACCATCGTTGTAAAACTTCAATTGGCTTGATTCCTTTCCTGGGAAATATCTTCCCTGAAGAGCCTATGTAAGTCGGCACACCAATTGACTGCAGCCAATCCACCGTGTCTTGATTGGTAAAAATTTTTACAATTTCTTTAATTCTTTTTGCATCGTACCGACTTATAAAATCAGTAGTTGGCTCTGAATGACTCAGATTAAAACCGCCGTGACCGGCTACGAGAAACTTTCGTGCAGCGGCTGGCTTATGATCATAAACAACAACACTCTTACCTTGCAAAGCATATTGCTGTGCAGCCATTAGACCAGCCGGACCGGCACCAATAATATGGATAACTCCCATGAAACGAAAATACGATCATTTTAT from Pedobacter indicus carries:
- a CDS encoding BaiN/RdsA family NAD(P)/FAD-dependent oxidoreductase, whose product is MGVIHIIGAGPAGLMAAQQYALQGKSVVVYDHKPAAARKFLVAGHGGFNLSHSEPTTDFISRYDAKRIKEIVKIFTNQDTVDWLQSIGVPTYIGSSGKIFPRKGIKPIEVLQRWLHMLSGLGVEFRFGYRLIDFDSQKLIFTTDVRTEEITYNHAVLALGGKSWPKTGSDGEWLSLFQRKDISVTAIGPSNSGFELSVKYPQLAGQPLKNIRVFNVQAEKSGELVFTDYGIEGAAIYYMNRFVRTEAFPQTLYVDLKPSFTEAHIRSKFEGDKIADVLKRKLRLEPTKRELLRTLDKSVYTNPGKLALAIKNFPLELKGFRPIEEVISTYGGVSWNELNDDLSLKKFPSIQCCGEMLDWDAPTGGYLLQACFATGHFAARKGTSNSSY
- a CDS encoding patatin-like phospholipase family protein, with the translated sequence MKKAFVLSGGGARGFAHLGAAKALYERGVYPSAISGTSAGAIAGTFLASGFTPEEIIEMLDGKLTRKMLTWHSIRHGLVSFKKVRTYLEENMRYKTFEELPMPLYITATSYTDGRQKIFNTGNIMDAVEASCAIPTIFPSVEIDSMMYVDGGLSNNLPVEPFIDQKDNVIAIHVNPIRDPSPKRGLWETIDRSFHLSFANTVYSSAQNCFMYIEPKELVNYLLFDLHKSHEIIEVGYDYTTQYLAERTNLIKDNNKFIDRVKEGFKSFLKG
- a CDS encoding LacI family DNA-binding transcriptional regulator, translating into MKKKSIIDIAKELNISPTTVSFILNDKAEEKRISKKLTKTVKDYVEKVGYKPSSIARSLRTGKTNTIGLMVENIANPFFGTVARKIEEAAYTHGYRILYCSTDNNLEKTKDLLHVFKERKVDGYIISPPAGVEKEIESLINSNIPVVIFDREVGVKTDQVIINNEESTYLGTKHLLENFQNIGFVTLDSNQTQMTSRLAGYQRAVQEAGRPEYIKKVAYSQNEEEITTEIAKFVETTKTLDAILFSTNYLVVNGLKALQILDLKIPQDIGVVAFDHHDLFELHSPTITSIDQPIDEIANKAIQLLLKRLGGATKNPPQETVLSTNMKIRTSSKKYQ
- a CDS encoding YajQ family cyclic di-GMP-binding protein; the encoded protein is MPSFDIVSKIDGQTLDNAVNNAKKEILNRYDFQTSKSTIDLDKKSNIITIVTEDDMRLKAITDSIISRMLKQKLDPKSLDFGKETIASGNMIRKEVKVQEGIDKETAKKIVAKIKESKIKAQASIMEDQVRVQSKNIDDLQKVIALCRAEDFGQPLQYINMRN
- a CDS encoding ROK family protein; protein product: MDIVTGVDIGGSHISSALVNLTKNKIVPDTLCRKLVDSKAPAEEVIEQWSQCIQTSQKKGNISHSRLGIAIPAPFDYEKGICLIKDQDKFDLLYNKNIKDLLAEQLKIDRNEIAMQNDASCFMLGEMIVGAGKGFHQALGVTLGTGLGSAFATGSLIEDANLWNTPFKDSIAEEYISNRWFLNSYFEQSGQKLPGVKELAQRSQTDHLAKGLFIEFGDSLGQFIEVAIKKIDREPQVIILGGNIAKSNHLFLDATHAHLNKCNINIPIKIAELGELSAIYGAAGLWKC
- a CDS encoding SDR family NAD(P)-dependent oxidoreductase; the encoded protein is MAHALITGASKGIGKAIAIELASRGYDILLVARSEKDLLKASKDIKSKADVEVVYLSIDLSLPDAPNEVYSWLHSLQVKVSVLVNNAGYGLSGRFETQEVAAIQNMMQLNMINLVTLTYLILPELKQNPASYILNVASTSAYQPTPNLAAYAASKAFVLSFSRALNHEYRGTGISVTCVSPGPTNTAFVERAQLTEKGLERMKKVHMQPAAVAKSAVRAMLARKAEVIPGLTNKVASFMTWLFPKTIVEHIAGRIIGNVIE